CGTTATTCTATCGCCAAGCACGGATTTCGATTTGCTTAATCATGAGCGCCCTGTTCAACTTCCAAAGCCTGCTGTCGGTCATACTGCTGCTGATCTGCACCTGTGCCTACTTGCGCTCGCTCTTCCCCAGTCTGATAGACCGCAACAAGACCGGATTCATGGGAACCTTCTGGAAGCTTGCAAGGATTGGAGAGCGCAAGTCACCGTGGGTAGGAGCCGCCTGCCTGATCATGGCCTTCACCGTTCTCTTCTGGAGCTGAGCTCCTGCATACCGCATCCCGCATCACCTCCAGGAGCCGAATGGCACCATAGATTAGATATTCCAAACTTTCTAGGACTGTAAATACACGCTGCGTTCTGCAGCACTGGCCGCACATTTCGGcctttcccaaaaaaaaaaaaaaaaaaaaaaaatcaaggaccaaagaataagaggttcgtatctaaataattcgttatatttctaaaataagttcttatgttgttttgaaaatcga
This is a stretch of genomic DNA from Drosophila simulans strain w501 unplaced genomic scaffold, Prin_Dsim_3.1 Segkk22_quiver_pilon, whole genome shotgun sequence. It encodes these proteins:
- the LOC27209425 gene encoding protein kish — translated: MSALFNFQSLLSVILLLICTCAYLRSLFPSLIDRNKTGFMGTFWKLARIGERKSPWVGAACLIMAFTVLFWS